Proteins found in one Homalodisca vitripennis isolate AUS2020 chromosome 4, UT_GWSS_2.1, whole genome shotgun sequence genomic segment:
- the LOC124359400 gene encoding U4/U6.U5 tri-snRNP-associated protein 2 — MTETKLPIDLLKQKFAAAKKRKVEENIYDIDPISDDEDGPATVVPEKIKTHRLCPYLDTINRQVLDFDFEKLCSVSLSRINVYACLVCGKYFQGRGTNTHAYTHSVAESHHVFLNLLTLKFYCLPDNYEIVDSSLDDIKYVLNPTFTSEHIRQLDNSDKLSRAIDGTLYLPGIVGLNNIKANDYCNVILQALSHVTPLRDYFLREINYARVKRPPGDSSFLLVQRFGELMRKLWNPRNFKAHVSPHEMLQAVVLWSRKKFQFTEQGDPVDFLSWFLNALHLALNGTKKPDSSIIYKSFLGCMRITSRKIPPVELDDVQRAALQRTDEYAEQVTTSPFLYLTCDLPPPPLFKDEIMENIIPQVNLYQLLTKFNNESEKEYKTYKENFLKRFEITQLPPYLILYIKRFTKNTFFVEKNPTIVNFPVKNVDFGDILTPEVKKRHKNTIYDLVANIVHDGEPSKGTYRVHVLHKGTGKWYEMQDLHVTDILPQMITLTEAYVQIYELRNNTENNR; from the exons ATGACGGAAACAAAACTGCCTATAGATTTATTGAAACAGAAGTTTGCAGCTGCAAAGAAGCGTAAAGTGGAAGAGAACATTTATGATATTGATCCAATATCAGATGATGAAGATGGACCTG cTACTGTCGTcccagaaaaaattaaaacacacagACTATGTCCGTACTTGGACACTATAAACCGTCAGGTGTTGGACTTTGACTTTGAGAAGTTGTGTTCTGTGTCATTGTCAAGGATAAATGTTTATGCTTGTTTGGTGTGCGGAAAATATTTTCAAG GTAGGGGTACCAACACTCATGCGTATACGCACAGCGTGGCCGAGAGTCATCATGTGTTCCTTAATCTGCTCACACTCAAGTTTTACTGTCTGCCAGATAACTACGAGATTGTGG ATTCGTCGCTTGATGACATAAAGTATGTGTTGAACCCCACATTCACATCAGAACACATCCGACAGCTAGACAACAGTGACAAGCTGTCGAGAGCCATAGATGGGACTCTGTACCTTCCCGGCATCGTGGGACTGAACAACATCAAAGCCAACGACTATTGCAATGTCATTCTCCAG GCTCTGTCGCATGTGACTCCTCTGCGGGACTACTTCCTTCGTGAGATCAACTACGCTAGAGTCAAGCGGCCGCCAGGCGACAGCTCATTTCTGCTGGTCCAGAGGTTCGGTGAGTTGATGCGCAAGCTGTGGAACCCCCGCAACTTCAAGGCCCATGTCTCGCCCCACGAGATGTTACAGGCTGTAGTGCTCTGGAGTAGAAAGAAGTTTCAGTTCACTGAACAAG GCGATCCAGTAGACTTCTTGTCGTGGTTCTTGAACGCATTACATCTGGCATTGAATGGCACGAAGAAGCCTGATTCGTCCATTATCTATAAGTCATTCCTTGGCTGTATGCGTATTACTTCACGCAAGATCCCGCCTGTGGAACTCGATGATGTACAGAGGGCAGCACTGCAGCGCACTGACGAGTACGCGGAACAGGTGACAACTTCCCCGTTTCTCTACCTGACATGTGACCTCCCACCACCGCCACTCTTCAAGGATGAGATCATGGAGAATATCATCCCACAG GTGAATCTCTACCAACTGCTGACCAAATTCAACAATGAATCAGAAAAAGAGTACAAGACATACAAGGAGAATTTTTTGAAAAGGTTTGAGATCACACAGCTGCCACCTTACCTAATTCTCTACATCAAG aGATTCACCAAGAACACTTTCTTTGTGGAGAAAAACCCAACAATTGTTAACTTTCCAGTCAA GAATGTTGACTTTGGAGACATCCTTACACCAGAGGTGAAGAAGAGACACAAGAACACAATCTACGACCTTGTGGCGAATATTGTCCATGACGGAGAGCCCTCCAAGGGCACCTACAGAGTCCACGTGCTGCACAAG GGCACCGGCAAGTGGTATGAGATGCAAGATCTCCACGTCACAGATATTCTGCCACAGATGATCACTCTCACAGAAGCCTACGTTCAG ATCTATGAGCTGAGAAACAACACAGAGAATAACAGATGA